DNA sequence from the Candidatus Terasakiella magnetica genome:
CTGCGCGTTTTGTGGGCTCGATCCCGGCTTTTTTTGCCAGTTCTTCCCCATTGACCCCTAAAGTCTTTAAGCTGGCGCGCAACATTTTGCGGCGTTGCCCAAAGGCGGCTTGGGTGACGCGTTCAAGCTTTGCCTGTTCCACTTCAACAAGTGGTTTTTCATGGGGCACAAGGCTTGCCACGGTGGACATGACCTTGGGCGGTGGGGTAAAGGCGCTTGGTTTGATATTGAAGTTTGTGCGCACATCACACAGCCATTGGGTCAAAACTGAAAGACGACCATATTCTTTGCTGCGTGGTTGTGCTGCCAGACGGTCCGCCACTTCTTTTTGGAACATGAGTGTCAGGCGCTCATAATCGGTGATGTTTTCAAGCCAGTTTAAAACCAGTTGTGTGGAGATATTATAAGGCAGGTTGGCAACGATCTTTCTCGGGCCATTACACAAGCTGGCAGGATTAATCTCAAGCGCATCG
Encoded proteins:
- the rsmA gene encoding 16S rRNA (adenine(1518)-N(6)/adenine(1519)-N(6))-dimethyltransferase RsmA, translated to MSTDTLPPLRDVIAKYDLAAKKSLGQHFLLDLNLTGRVARAAGDLTKCTVIEIGPGPGGLTRALLAEGAKKVIAIERDQRPIAALNEIAAAYPGRLEIIEGDALEINPASLCNGPRKIVANLPYNISTQLVLNWLENITDYERLTLMFQKEVADRLAAQPRSKEYGRLSVLTQWLCDVRTNFNIKPSAFTPPPKVMSTVASLVPHEKPLVEVEQAKLERVTQAAFGQRRKMLRASLKTLGVNGEELAKKAGIEPTKRAEELSVQDFCALVQALD